Proteins encoded together in one Glandiceps talaboti chromosome 11, keGlaTala1.1, whole genome shotgun sequence window:
- the LOC144442500 gene encoding uncharacterized protein LOC144442500 — protein MEEMRQTEPHSQTGEIRRSHRLREKKTRKKRYLSETSDDDDEANVDKVRTKEKQSIKKERVVIQNSPELKTRWRDMMQSSGFQSEKEFMSHLLDLERRRKAADFRLDRNIHTSLTEKETGDSLANREEEHSELQNNSIILQANPTTTQIVDVVENICGDDGGRNDDVDDDEDDDDEGGQDDGERRDNVIETESVTRDARDNEEKTSDDLQTSVDSREKSSTGKNSKLYECNECQRFYKTYAGLFLHMKVHKSWKQFQCKHDGCIYESHYKANLEKHIATVHDKNPPQIKKIECQVCGKMYRKCRLDVHLRSHTGEKPFCCEVCGKTFASSKDLSRHQFIMHSTVNPYVCIYEDCGTAYKTKMQLKEHEYKVHIGTKYPCPVTGCTKVFTLERYLKKHMNTHSESSKKYICSWPGCHKGFRESKNLKVHFYTHTDEKPLKCKYCDFRCRQTASINWHIKNRHREHADDVGQCSGKVDQLGGCNIRESTELTVPVVSSGLVLPSQIHQNMISEKTITVINEQNAMTSDINKCNVQSAIPGSSEDNSNSNNPEEMSMNVVHILINMDNTEQDVQIPTSTINTALQPSQDACQDNLGTVKLNESDEVANAAATLQSIALPSTCQTPISNTAIPSVSHTPISDTSVQSAIINTAISSVSHTPISDTSVQTPISETVSITMPTNSNEIIPSSSIDLQAGQEHYENYSVRNQYTYPFQQEF, from the exons ATGGAAGAAATGAGACAAACTGAACCACATTCTCAGACTGGAGAAATTAGAA GATCACATAGGCTACGAGAGAAAAAGACTCGGAAGAAGCGTTACCTCTCAGAAACCAGTGACGATGACGATGAAGCAAATGTAGACAAAGTTAGAACCAAGGAGAAACAAAGCATTAAGAAGGAGAGAGTAGTGATACAGAATTCCCCAGAACTGAAGACGCGATGGCGTGATATGATGCAGTCATCTGGTTTTCAGTCAGAAAAGGAGTTCATGTCACATTTACTGGATCTAGAGAGACGAAGGAAGGCAGCAGATTTCAGACTTGATAG AAATATCCACACCAGTCTGACCGAGAAAGAAACAGGTGATTCACTTGCCAACAGAGAAGAGGAACATTCTGAACTTCAGAACAATAGTATCATTTTACAGGCAAATCCCACAACTACACAAATTGTAGATGTTGTAGAAAACATTTGCGGAGATGATGGAGGAAGaaatgatgatgttgatgatgatgaagatgatgatgatgaaggtgGGCAAGATGATGGAGAGAGGAGAGATAATGTCATAGAAACCGAAAGTGTGACAAGGGATGCTAGAGATAATGAAGAGAAAACAAGTGATGATCTCCAGACAAGTGTAGATAGCCGGGAGAAATCCAGTACTGGAAAGAATAGCAAATTATATGAATGCAATGAATGTCAAAGATTTTACAAGACATATGCAG ggTTATTCCTTCATATGAAAGTCCACAAAAGTTGGAAACAATTCCAATGTAAACACGATGGCTGCATCTATGAATCTCATTATAAAGCTAATCTAGAGAAGCATATAGCTACTGTACATGACAAAAATCCGCCTCAAATCAAGAAGATCGAATGTCAGGTCTGTGGAAAAATGTATCGAAAATGCCGATTAGATGTACACCTCCGCTCTCATACAG GTGAGAAGCCATTCTGTTGTGAAGTATGTGGGAAAACCTTTGCAAGCAGTAAAGACTTATCTAGACATCAGTTCATTATGCACTCAACTGTAAATCCATATGTCTGTATTTATGAAGACTGTGGCACTGCTTATAAAACCAAGATGCAACTCAAAGAACATGAGTACAAAGTCCATATAGGGACTAAATATCCTTGTCCTGTGACAGGCTGTACAAAAGTCTTCACGTTGGAACGGTACTTAAAAAAACACATGAACACGCACTCGGAGTCTAGTAAGAAATACATCTGTAGCTGGCCTGGATGCCACAAAGGGTTCAGGGAAAGCAAAAATCTGAAAGTgcatttttacacacacactgacGAGAAACCTTTGAAATGCAAGTATTGTGATTTTAGATGTCGCCAGACTGCTTCTATTAATTGGCACATCAAGAACAGACATCGGGAACATGCGGATGATGTCGGCCAGTGTTCCGGAAAAGTAGATCAACTCGGTGGTTGCAACATTAGGGAGAGTACGGAGCTCACAGTACCAGTTGTGAGCAGTGGACTAGTACTACCATCACAGATTCACCAGAATATGATATCCGAGAAAACCATCACAGtcataaatgaacaaaatgctATGACTTCTGACATTAACAAATGTAATGTTCAATCTGCAATACCTGGGAGTAGCGAAGACAACTCTAATAGCAACAATCCTGAAGAAATGAGTATGaatgttgtacatatattaattaatatGGATAATACTGAACAGGACGTACAAATCCCTACCAGTACCATAAACACAGCTCTGCAACCCAGTCAAGATGCCTGCCAGGATAACTTAGGAACAGTCAAATTAAACGAATCTGACGAAGTGGCAAATGCAGCCGCTACATTACAATCTATTGCTCTTCCATCAACCTGTCAGACTCCTATTTCTAATACAGCTATTCCATCTGTCAGTCACACTCCCATTTCTGACACATCCGTTCAATCAGCTATTATTAATACAGCTATTTCATCTGTTAGTCATACTCCCATTTCTGACACATCTGTTCAGACCCCTATTTCTGAGACCGTGAGTATTACCATGCCAACAAACTCGAATGAGATCATTCCATCTTCAAGTATTGATCTTCAAGCAGGACAAGAACATTATGAAAACTACAGTGTGAGAAATCAATATACTTACCCTTTTCAACAAGAGTTTTAA